ACGGTTCATCAATAGAAGGTTTTTCCCGCATAGAAGAATCCGACATGGTTGTAAAACCCGATATCTCTACTTTTCAGGTCATGCCCTGGCCCACGCAGGAAGGGCCTGTGGCGCGGATGTTTTGCGATGTGGTTGAACCCGGGGGCAAACCCTTTGAAGGAGACCCGCGTTATGTTTTGAAAAGGAATATCGCCGAAGCCAAAAAAATGGGTTACACGTTTAATGTAGGCCCCGAGCTTGAGTATTTTTATTTCAGGAACGCCAAAGGCACGGAAATACTTGATAAAGGCGGATATTTTGATTTGACGCCTATGGACATAGGCCAGGACCTGCGCCGCAGGACTGTCCTTGCCCTTGAAAAAATGGGTATTGAGGTAGAATACTGGCATCATGAAGTGGCTTCGTCTCAACACGAGATAGACCTTCGTTATAACGAAGCCCTGCTCATGGCTGATAACGTTATGACATACCGCATGATCGTAAAAGAAGTGGCAATGCAGCAGAATATGTACGCGACTTTTATGCCGAAACCTGTTTACGGTATTAATGGCAGCGGCATGCATACGCATATGTCGCTGTTTAAGGGAAAGAAAAACGCTTTTTTTGACAAAAACGACAAATATCATCTTTCGGACACGGCCAAGTATTTTATTGCCGGGCTTTTATTGCATGCCAGAGAGATATGTTCCGTTTCATGCCAATGGGTCAATTCTTATAAAAGGCTTGTGCCCGGGTATGAAGCGCCTGTTTATGTATCATGGGCGCACAGGAACAGGTCCGCGTTGATACGTGTGCCTATGTATAAACCCGGCAAAGAAACGGCGACAAGGATTGAGATGAGAAACCCCGACCCGGCGTGCAATCCTTATCTGGCGTTTTCCGTTATGCTCGCGGCCGGCCTTGAGGGCATCAGGAAAAAATATAAACTTCCGAAACAGGTCACTAATAACATATATAATATGACTGAAAGCGAAAGAAAGGCCCAGGGCATAGAATCCCTGCCCGATGACCTTTACGATGCCGTGAAGATAACTGAAAACAGCTCTCTTGTCAGGGCTGCCCTCGGAGACAAGGTATTTGAGTATTTTGTAAGAAATAAAAAAGATGAATGGGACGAATATAAGAAACAGGTCACAAAACATGAACTTGACCGCTATTTGGCCATTCTTTAAAAGGAAACCTTATTATGCGTAATGATGCTGTTGAAAAAGCTAAAGAAAAATTTGCCGCTATCGTTAGAGAGCAGATGGAACGCGTAGAAAGGATGAAGAATCCCGGGCAAAGGCTTGATTATTCAACGTTGTCGCCGATTATCATCGGCATATGCCCCGGTGACGGCATAGGCCTTGAGATATCAAAACACGCGCGGGCGATTCTGGCGCATGTATTACGCGATGAGGCCCGCGATAAAAAAATCTCTTTTAGAGAAATACATGATCTTACTATAGAGAACAGGGCAAAGCATAATAAGGCTATACCTGATAATGTTCTTGACGAACTCAAGAATTGCCACGTAATACTGAAAGGCCCTACCACAACGCCTCAAGCCGGAGGCAAATGGCCTAATATAGAAAGCGCTAATGTCGCTATCAGAAGACAGCTTGATCTGTTTGCCAATGTGCGTCCGGTCAGGATACCTAAGGAAAAAATAGACTGGATTTTTTTCCGCGAAAATACGGAAGGCGCTTATGTGCTCGGTTCCAGGGGTTTTGATATTACTGATGATATAAGTATGGATTTTAGCGTGGCGACACGCCAGGGTTCGGAAAGGATTATCAGGATGGCTTTTGAATATGCCCATAAGAATAATATAGGCCGTGTTACAGTGGTAACAAAGTCAAACGTGATCAAGACAACGGACGGCCGCTTTTCCAGGACAGCGGGCGAGATAGCAAAAGAATATCCCAAGATCAAATTGGATGAGTGGTATGTGGATATTATGTCCGCCAAGCTTATAGACCCGGAAAGAAGAAGTGATTTCAGGGTAATAGTCCTGCCTAACCTTTACGGGGACATACTAACTGATGAAGCGGCCCAGCTGCAAGGCGGGGTCGGAACAGCCGGCAGCGCCAATATCGGGACGCGCTGGTCAATGTTTGAAGCAATACACGGCAGCGCGCCGAGGATGGTTGAAGAAGGCAGGCAGAAATATGCCGACCCCAGCTCCATGATCCGCGCTTGTGCCATGCTTTTAAGGCATATCGGTTATCCAGCGCCTGCTGAAAGAATAGACATGGCCCTTGACGTCTGCGGTAATGATAAAAAAATGCTTGTAACGGGAAGGAGCACCGGTATTACCGGTGAGCGGTTTACGGAAAACGTTCTTAACTTTGTTGATAATCCGGGCCTTAAGGATATTTGGCAAAAAATAGTATTGACATAATTTCGTTTTATGCTATATTACCTTGTATGTACGACAAAGGTGTCTTTTTTTACGGCAATGATTGCCGGACAAAAAAGACACTTATTTTTTATATCCTAAGTTTAAGCGTAAATTTTATAAAATAATTTCTATGAAAATACTTAAAAAAGATACTATAGCCAAATGCCTTGGGACGAAGATAACTATGCTTGTTGTCCACGCGCCTTTAATCGCGGCAAAGATTATGCCTGGTCAATTTGTCGTGGTCATGGCAAAAGAGCAGGGTGAAAGGATACCTTTGACTGTTGTGGATAAGGACCCTCTATCAGGCGCTATTACTCTGATCATCCAGGAGATAGGTTTTAGCACAAGGCTATTATCGGCAATGAGCGAAGGTGAACACGTGTATGCTGTAGCCGGCCCTATGGGCCATGCCACACCGGTAAAAAAATACGGTAATATAGTTTTGGTAGGAGGCGGCCTTGGTATAGCCGAATTATATCCTATAGCCGCGGCCATGAAAAAGGCCGGTAATCACATCACTGTTATTCTGGGCGCGAAAAC
This sequence is a window from Candidatus Omnitrophota bacterium. Protein-coding genes within it:
- a CDS encoding glutamine synthetase family protein; translated protein: MTKQEILEVTKKKRIAFLRLWFTDVLGFLKSFDIPVQELPHALDEGMGFDGSSIEGFSRIEESDMVVKPDISTFQVMPWPTQEGPVARMFCDVVEPGGKPFEGDPRYVLKRNIAEAKKMGYTFNVGPELEYFYFRNAKGTEILDKGGYFDLTPMDIGQDLRRRTVLALEKMGIEVEYWHHEVASSQHEIDLRYNEALLMADNVMTYRMIVKEVAMQQNMYATFMPKPVYGINGSGMHTHMSLFKGKKNAFFDKNDKYHLSDTAKYFIAGLLLHAREICSVSCQWVNSYKRLVPGYEAPVYVSWAHRNRSALIRVPMYKPGKETATRIEMRNPDPACNPYLAFSVMLAAGLEGIRKKYKLPKQVTNNIYNMTESERKAQGIESLPDDLYDAVKITENSSLVRAALGDKVFEYFVRNKKDEWDEYKKQVTKHELDRYLAIL
- a CDS encoding isocitrate/isopropylmalate family dehydrogenase, yielding MRNDAVEKAKEKFAAIVREQMERVERMKNPGQRLDYSTLSPIIIGICPGDGIGLEISKHARAILAHVLRDEARDKKISFREIHDLTIENRAKHNKAIPDNVLDELKNCHVILKGPTTTPQAGGKWPNIESANVAIRRQLDLFANVRPVRIPKEKIDWIFFRENTEGAYVLGSRGFDITDDISMDFSVATRQGSERIIRMAFEYAHKNNIGRVTVVTKSNVIKTTDGRFSRTAGEIAKEYPKIKLDEWYVDIMSAKLIDPERRSDFRVIVLPNLYGDILTDEAAQLQGGVGTAGSANIGTRWSMFEAIHGSAPRMVEEGRQKYADPSSMIRACAMLLRHIGYPAPAERIDMALDVCGNDKKMLVTGRSTGITGERFTENVLNFVDNPGLKDIWQKIVLT